CACGTGCCGCCACCGCATCGGGAGCGGCGCTGATCATCGTGCCGTAGACGCGCTGGAGCAGGTGCAGGCTGATCACCGACCACCGTGCCAACGGCAGCGCCTGGTGCAGCAGGCGCACGGCATCCTCGCGGTCTCCGAGTGCCAACCGGACCTCGGCCAGACGCTGGAGGCTGTGCGCCTCACCTGCTGTGGCGTCGATCTCGCGGTGCAGCTCGACTGCCTCCGCCAGCTCTTGCTCCGCCCTGTCGAGGTCACCCTTCAACAGGGCGGCCTCTCCGATGAGGGCGGTCGCGAACGCGACACCGCGCAGCGCGCCGGCCTGCGTGGCACGCCGACGTAGCTCCTCGGTCTCCGCCATGACCTCCGCGTAGGGCACGGGACCGTAGAGCAGGTACTCGGCGACGCACAGGTGGGCGTCGAACACGGACGTGGCCAGTCGGTCCCGACCCTGGGTGCGTCGCATCTCCATGCGGAAGCGCTCGAACCACTCGCCACGCTGGTGGGCGATGAGCCCCTGGAGGGAGACGAGATCCATGAGCTGCCACTGGTCGTGGGCGAGTGGCAGCATCTCCCGGGCTCGTCCGGCGATCTCCCACGCCCCGTCGACGTCACCGCTGAAGTAGGCGAGGTTGCCCCTTCCGAGCAGGATGGGACCGTCCGCGACGTCGCCCTCCAGCTCCAGCCCGGCCAGTGCTGCGCGGGCCGTCTCCAGGTCGCCGGCGGAGGTCGCGGCGCGTGCCATCCGCGCGCGGACCAAGCGGTGCTCGCTGCCCGAGGTGAGGGGCAGGGCTGCCCGGTACGCCTCGACCGCAGCGGGGTCGCCCACCGCCATCAGCAGGTCGCCGCGGCGGGAGAGCAGGTGTGGCCGGTGGGCCGGCCCGGCGTGGTCCACGACCTGGCCGATCAGGGCGAGGGCGTCGCGGTAGGCCCCCAGGGCGCCGGCCGTCTCCACGGCCTGGAGCACGAAGGGCACGGCGAGGGCCGGTCGACCCGCCGCGACGAAGAGGTGAGCGACCCGTGTGGGAGGACCGTCGAGACGGCTCAACCGGGCGGCCACCTCTCGTTGCTCGGCCACGCGTTCGGACGCCGTCAGCTGGTCGACCAGGGCTTCGCGGAGCAACGGGTGTCGGAACCGGTGTCCACCGTCGACCTGCTCCACCAGCCGCCCGGTGACGGCCAGGTCGAGCTGGGCGTAGGCAGTCTCCTCGTCCTCCTCGGACATGGTGAGGAGCTCGTCGGTCGAGAACGTCATGCCCAGCAGGGCCAGCCTCCTGAACGTCCGCAGGGTTGCCACGGGGAATGGCGGCACCACGTCGCCGTTCTCGCCGACCCCCTGGCGGCGGGCGAGCTCGAGGGCGGTGAACGGCAGCCCCCCGCTCAGGTCGGCGATCCGCTCGACCAGGTCCGGCGAGAGCCGGGGGTGGACCTCGCGCAGGAGCCGGGCGATCGCGTCCGTGGAGAGGGGCCTGACCTCGACCCCGGCCCCCACGTCCCGGGACAGGAGGCTGTCGAGGATCTCTCCCCGCGTGCCACCCGTCAGCGGGCGGCCCGCCATCACGAGGAGGACGGGCTCGGACGAGGCGCAACGCGAGAGGTAGTGCAGGAGACGCATCGACGCGTCGTCGACCTCGTGGAGGTCGTCGACACCGATGAGCAGGCCGTGCCCGGCCGCAGCGAGCCGGACCAGCTCCGCGACCGCCACGAACAACCGCTGGTGTCCCGACTCGCCGCTCCAGTCCAGGTCCTGCCCGGACAGCGCCCGCTCGATCTCGAGGCGGAAGTCGTCTCCGAGGCCGTCGAGGAGGGCCGGATGCTTGCGGCACAGGTCACCGAGTGCCTCGAGCACGGGCGCGTACGGCCACGGACCCTCCACCGCTGCGGCACTGCCCCGCCCGGTCCGGAACCCGCGTCGTCGGGCGAGCGACTCCGTCAGGTCGAGCAGGGCCGACTTGCCCACGCCTGCGGGGCCGGTCAGCACCAGGCTGCCTCCGCGACCGGTGAGGGAGCGGTCGAGCCGGGAGCGGATCTGGTCGCCGAGGTCGCGGCGACCGACCAACCGCACCGACCGGCCGCGCTGTGGTGGGACCGCCGGCGTCGGGCCGGCAGCCTCGAGCTGCTCCCGCAGCAGCACGGCCTCGGGACCGGGTGCCGTGCCGAGCTCACGGCGCAGCGACCGGTCCAGTCGCTCGAGCTGCCGGAGCGCACCCCTGACGTCACCCCGGTCGGCGTACTGCCGCGCGAGCGCGACGTGCGCCTCCTCGTCCGTGGGGGTGAGGCGCACCAGGTCCGCCCATCGACCGGCCAGGCGGTGCAGGTCCTTGCGCAGTGCCTCGACCTCACCGCGGGGTCCGTCGGTCCATGGTTCGTACCGGTCCTCGGGGAGCAGCCCGCTCGGGCAGGACGCGAGCGCCTGCTCGGCCAGCCGCGCGTCGTTCTGGGCCATCGCCTCGCGCCCGGCCCTCAGGAAGTCCTCGACGTCGACGGAGAGCTCGCCCGTCGGTAGGAGTGCGACCAGGTCGTGACGGAGCAGCACGGCCTCGGGGCCGTCGCCGAGCGCGCGCCGCGCGTAGTGTGCGGCCTTGTGCAGCCGCGGCGCCGCTGCCTCGACGCGCAGCCCCGGCCACAGGGCGTCCATCACCTGCTCCCGGTGGAGCCGGTGCTGCTCGGACACGGCCAGCAGCTTGACCAGCGCGGCGGCCTGCCTGCGCGCCCACGCCGACGGCGGCACGGCAACTCCGTCGACGCTGACGTCGAAACCCCCGAGAAGCCTCACCCGGACCTCCACAGCGGACCCCTCTCCGGTGGCACGCTACCGAGTGACGACCGCCCTGTCAGCGGGCGTCTTGCTCGGCCCCGGGGCCATCCACCGGTCCGCGGGGAGAGCGTCGAGGTGGTCGACCTCGTCGCTCATCGCCGAGCTGACCTGCCGCAGCAGGGTGCGGACCCGGTCTCCGTCCCAGTCGTAGGCGGCCACCTGCTCCGTGACCGAGAACAGGGCGCGGGAGAGACGGTCCCGGGTGTCCTGGTAGCGCCGCAACGCTGTCGTCTCCGCCGTGGCTCCACCCACGGTGGCGAGCACGGCGGTGGCGAGCAGCTCGGCATCCCGCAGCGCGTCGGTCATCCCGTGCGTCGTGATGGGGTCCTTGAAGTAGCCGGCGTCACCGACGAGGGCCCAGCCGCGACCGTGCGAGTGTCGTACGAAGCCGGGTGTGCCGCCCCAGCCGTGCATGCGGCCCACCGGCCTCGCACGGCGGAGCCGGTCGGCGAGCGGCCGGCCGCCGGGCGAGCCCTCGACCAGGGCGGTCATCGCGGACTCGGGCCCGTTGCGGCGAAGGGTACGCATCCGTGCAGGGGTGGTCCCGACGAAGACGCAGGTCTGGCCGTCGTTGGTGGGGATCAGTCCGGCGGCTGCTCCGTCCAGGTAGGCCCACTCGTAGCCGTCGGCGGGCAGGTCGGCAACGTACCGGTAGAGCACAGCGCTCGCCGACCGTCCCTGCCGCACGACGGGCGCGCCGACCTCCCGGGCGAACCACGAACGGATGCCGTCGGCGCCGACGCTGAAGGTCGCGGGCAGGACCAGGCTCGCCCCGTGGCGGTCCCGCGCGCGGACGCCGGTGACCCGGCCCGTCCCGTCGCGCAGCAGACCGGTGGCGGAGGTCTGGTGGAGCACGTCGGCGCCTGCCTCCGCTGCGGCGTCGACGAGGACCCGGTCGAGCAGGTGCCGCCGCGGGGCGTAGAGGGCCCCGACCCCGAAGGCGTGGCGGATCGACACCTGGACCGACTCGCCGTCGTCGTAGTGGAAGGTGGTCCGGTGGACGGGAGGCGTTCCCGCGTCGATGAGCGGCTGCAGCATCCCCCAGCGGGAGAGCTGCAGCACGCCTGCGCGCATCAACCCGTGCGTGGACAGGGTGTCGGTGCCGTGCCCGGAGCGGTCCAGCACCGCCACCCGCAGCCCGGCCCGGGCCAGCAGGAGGGCTGTGGAGGCGCCGGCGACCCGGCCACCGACGATGACGACGTCGTACCGGGTCATGCGGCACTCTCCTCTCGGGCACGGGGTGCCGACTCGGGCAGCACCCCGCGGCTCAGGTGCGCGACGACGGTCCGGGCGTCGTGGCGGGCTCCGTCGATGAACCCGGAGTCGCGGCGGTGCTGGAACCGCTGTCCCACGACGTAGATCCCCGGGACGCGGGTGAGACCGCGGTACTGCTCCACCGCACCCGACCGGTCGAGGATCGGCAGCTGCACCCACGGATGGTCCGGGCGGTAGCCGGCGGCCAGCACCACGGTCCGGATGCCCTGGCTCTCCAGGGGTACGCGGGTCGGGGCGGGTGGCGGGGTGAAGCGGGTCGGTCGCCGGGCGGGGAGGACCTCCCGGGTGAGTCCTGCCTCTTCGACGTGACGGTCCACCACGTCCAGGAACCGGTGCATGGTGCGGTCGGCGGAAGCCACCGTCGTCGGCAGGTCGGCCGCGAAGGTGGCTGCTCCGCCGTCCAGTCCCTGCAGCCGGCCGCACAGCAGCACCCCCCTTCGGTGGAGGGCGGCCAGGTCGAGGTCGGAGCCGTGCGGGTGTGGCTGGTTGCGACCGACGAGCTGGAGCGAGGTCTCGCGCCGCGCGACGTCGGGGTCGGCGACCTCGTCGATGGTGCGGGCGAGTCGTCCCGTGCGTTCCAGCCACCAGAAGGCGTCCATGCCCCGGTAGCGCCGCGGCATCCGGGTGTGGCGGCCGACTGCGAGGACGACGTCGCGCCCGGCGCGGGCAAGCTCGTCGGCGATCTGGGTGCCCGAGGCGGAGGCGCCGACGACCAGCACGCCGCCGGAGGGGAGGTCCTCGGCGTTGCGGTAACGGTTGCTCGGGACGACGTGCAGGTCGCTCCGGGCCAGGCCCGCCGGGACGTGGGGGGTGCCGTGCGGACCCGTGGCCAGGACGACGTGACGGGCGTGCCAGGTGTCACCGTCCGTGTGCAGGGCGAAGCGGCCGTCCCTCGCGGCCCGGAGGGACCGGACCGAGGTCCCACCCACGACGGGCGCCGCGAACGAGGCGGCGTACCGCTGGAGGCTTCGCAGGAACTGGCTCGCGGAGAGGTAGCCGTCGGGGTCCGGGCCGGTGTAGTACCAGCCGGGAAGCCGGGTCATCCAGCTCGGCGTCAGCAGGTGCAAGGAGTCCCATCGTTCGGTGCGCCAGCGTTCGCCCACGCCGCCCCGTTCGAGGACGACGTGCTCCTGACCGTGCTGGGTGAGCAGCCGGCTCACCGCCAGGCCGGCATGGCCGGCGCCGATGACGACGGTGTCGACGGTGTGGGTGGTCACGGTGAGGTCCTCTCGGGAGTGGGTCGCGACTGAGGTCTGCTGGGAGCGATGCCGGGCCGGGGACTCGACCGACCCGCGAGCGGGCCGGCCGGGTCCCCGGCGTCGGCAGTGGGCCGGCGTCAGCCGGTCACCACGTCGATGGCCACGGGCGTGGGGTTGGTCAGCGCGTCGAACACGGCGGAGCGGTTGCGGGACTGCTCGACGATGCCGCGCAGCGTCTCGGCGTCAGCATCGCCCTCGATGTGGAAGGTGACCCGGATCTGCTCGTAACCGTTGCGGACCGACCCGCCCCCGAGTCCCAGGATCCCGAGCAGGTCGATGTCCCCCTCGACGGTGGAGGTGAGCCTGGTCAGCTCGACCCCCCTCGCCGCTGCGACGTTCGCGATGCCTGCGGTCAGGCAGGCGGCGATGGCGTGCAACAGGTACTCCACCGGCGTCGGCCCCTCGTCCCCGCCGACGAGGACGGCTGGGTGGTCGGAGTCGACCACCGTGACGCGCTGGTGCTCCATCTCCTGGGTCGCCCCGAAGAAGCCGGAGAACGACGAGCGGCTGTGCGTGCCCGTGAGCCAGCGGTTGCTGGCACGGAACTGGAACTTCGCGATCTCGGGCTGACCCTTGACCGCGTCGAGGGTGGCGAAGAGGGTGGCGGTGTCCACGCCGTTGAGACGCGGGTCCTCAGTGGTGACGGTCATTGCTGTTCCCTTCTGGGTGGTGGTTGCCGGGGCTCCGGCGCTTCTCGGCTGACAGCGGCTGGGCGTCGTCGGTCGCGGCGGCCACGGTCGGGTCGCGCCAGACGACCGCCGTGCCGTCGAGGACGACGACGCCTTCCTGGTTGGTGATCCGGGTCGCCAACGACGTCACCGGCTTGTCCGTACGGACGCTGGTGACCGTGGCCTGCGCCGTGATCCGGTCGCCTGGCCTGACGGGCGCCAGGAAGGCCCAGGACACCTCGAGGAACACGCTCCCCGGTCCGGGCAGCTGCTCGGCGACGAGTGCGTTGAGCAGTCCCGAGGTGACCCCGCCCTGGACGACGAGGCTCCCGAACCGGCTGGCCCGGGCGACCTCCACGTCGTAGTGGATCGGGTTGTGGTCCCCCGACAACGCCGTGAACAACGCGATGTCGCGCTGGGTGACGGTGCGGGTGCGACGGTCCGAACGGCCGACCTCGAGTGCTGTCATGCCGAGCAGCCTCGGGTGCGCCCCTTCCGTGGACCTTCCCTCCGCCTTCCCCGACGCGACGGACGGTGGAAGCCCGGTGGAAGTCCGGTGGAAGGCGCGGCGCGGAGGCTCGGGACCCACCAGCGCCGATCACGACCCGTGAGGCGCCCGACCCCGGAGGTTCGACATGGATCACCTGTACTACGTGGAGGCGATGACTCGCATCCAGGACATCAAGCGCACCGCGAAGAGGGCGGAGCGACGGACTGCCGGCGAGCGCCGCGCGAGCAGCTCGCGTCGCGGGCGCCAGCCCACTCGGTGAGTGCGGCTCCCGTGCCCGCCGTGGACCTCGACCGCGGGGGTGCCGCGCGCCGCGGACCCGACCAGGGTCCGCGGCGCGACGTGCGGGAGGGCGTGCTGGCGATGGCGCCCATCCTGCTCGCCTACCTGCCGTTCGCCGTCGTGGTGGGAACCGCGGTGGCGAGGAGTGACAACCCGCTCGCCGCCTGGTTGGGCACCTCGACCATCTACGGGGGTGCCGCCCACCTCGCGGTGCTCGACGTCCTGTCAGGCGGCGCGGGCTGGCTGCCGGCGGCCTCGATCGGCCTGTTGGTCAACGCCCGCCTGGCTGCCTACGCGACGGCCATGGCACCGCAGTGGCGTTCGGCTCCCCTCCGGCGGCGGGTGGCGGCCGCGGTCATGCTCACCGACGCCCCGTGGGGGCTGGCTCGGGGACGGGAGGACCGGGGCGACTTCTACCTCGGCGCGGCGGCCGCCCTCTTCCTCGGCTGGCCGCTGATGGTCACGGTCGGCGCGTTCGTCGGCGAGCGGCTGTCGGCGGCGCCGGTCACCGGCCTCCTGCCTGCCCTGACCCTGGGCGCGCTCGTGGCTGGACGGGTCCGTGTCCCCCCGGTCGCGCGCGCGGTCGCGGCCGCCGGTGTGGCGGCGGTCGTCACCGCCGGGTTGCCGGCGGGACCTGCCCTGCTCATCTGTGCCGCACTCGGAGTCGTGGCCGCCTGCGCGGGAGGGCTCGCGCGATGAACGTCTTCGTCGCGGTCGTGCTCGTCGGGCTGGGCAGCCTGGCCCTGCGCCTGGTCCCGCTCCTGGGCGCGCATCGCATGCCTGACCGCGCCGCCGAGGTCGCGGAGTACGCCGGGCTCGCCGTCCTGGCCGCTCTCACCGTCCGCGCGGTCGTCCTGCACCGCGACGCCGCCGTCCCCGGAGGTCCCGCGGCCGCGGCGCTGGCGGCCGTCGTCGGCCTCTACCTCGCCTACCGAGGCAGGTCGGTCCTCGTCGTGGTCGCCGCCGGCGCGGCGACGTACGTCGTCGGTTCCTACGCCCTCGTCCTCACGATCTGAACACGGAGCTCACCATGTCCCGCTTCCCCTACACCTCGCCCGCGCGTGATCGGGCGCACCCGGTCACCGCTCCCCTCCGGGGCGGCGCAGCCGTGCTGAGGCCGCTGCTCCCCGGCGAGCTCGAGCCGCAGCGAGCGGTGTTCGACGCCATGTCCCCCGACTCCCGGAGGGCTCGGTACCTCACGCCGGTCAGCACCCTCACGACCGGCATGTGGTCGGCCCTCACAGCGGTCGACGGTCGCCACCACGTTGCCTGGCTGGCGTCGGTCGACGGCCGTCCGGCCGGGATCGCTCGCTACGTCCACGTAGCGCCGTGCACGGCGGAGATCGCCTTCGAGGTCGTCGACGAGCAGCAAGGGCGCGGGCTGGGCGGCGTCCTGCTGGACACCATCAGCACCATCGCCGCCGCATCGCGGGTCCGACGGCTGCAGGCCACCGTGCTGGCGGAGAACTCCGCGTCCCGGGGCCTGCTGGCCATGATCGGCCTGCGACTGCGGGGGAGTGGCGGTGTCCTCGAGGGGGAGTCGTCCTTCCACCTGCTCGAGCGACCCCGGGTGGACCGGCCCGCCGTCGTCGGCGTCGCCTTCGCAGTGCGCGAGGGCGGGGGGCTGCTCGGGGAGCGGGTCCCGAGCCAGCCGGCCTGACGGCACCGCCGCGGACCGCCCGGGAGCGGCAACGGCCCGATCCGGTGCGTCACCGAGTCGGGCCCTGGAACCAGCCGACGAGCATGGATCAAAGCGGTCGACTGGCCCCGCGACACCGCGCGTGGCAGCCTGCCGTGGGAGAACCCGGAGAGGCATCAGCGGAGGGACGACCCAGCTCCATCACCCGACGGAGCTGATCCCACGGCATGGGAGCGGTCTGGCTGAAGTCGCCCGCGTAGTAGCCGTTGTGGCGAGGCCGCGGCTTGGGAACGTAGCTGCCGCACTCGAGCTCGGTGTCCATGTCCGCCTCCTGGGACGTGGTGGTTGCTGGTGTGGTCGACGCTAGGCGCGGGTCGCTCGCGAAGCGTCGTCGGAACGGACCGTCCCGGTAGGGACCTCGGGTCGAGCCGCAGTCCGACCAATGGATGACGCATGGGGGAGGGGCCTCGTCGTATCGTGGCGAGGTGAGCCGAGCGCGGGCGTTCCTCACCAGTCATGGCCTCGACCTGCTGATCGTCGTCACGGCGGCGGTGACCGTCGGGGGGACCCTCCTGCGTGACGACCTCGAGCACCCCGATGGTCTCCGGTTCCTGATCGGGCTCGTCGGGATCACGGGGTCCGTCCTGGTGCTGCTGGCCCGCCGGAGGTTCCCCTTCGCCGCGCCGGCCGCGACGTGGCTGGTGTGCGCCGCGCTCTCCTTCATGGACGGGCAGCTGATCGCCAACGGCGCCGGCATCCTCATCGCCGGGATGGGCGCGGCCGTCCTGCTGGGGTCGGTGCGCAACGCCTCGCTCGCGCGCCTCGGGCTGGTGATCGCCACTGCCGGTGCCGTGACGGTGGTGCGCAACGCGCCGGACTCCACCACCGACGACTTCATCTCCGTCCCGGTGATGTTCGGCCTCGGATGGCTGGTGGGGTGGGCCCTGCGCGAGCGCACGGAACGGACCGAGGCCGCCGAGGAGCGCGCGCGGCTCGCCGAGGTCGAGCGGGAAGCGGCTGCCCGCGTGGCCGTGGCGGAGGAGCGCGGCCGGATCGCGCGTGAGCTGCACGACGTGGTGGCCCACGCCGTGAGCGTGATCGTGCTGCAGGTGGGCGCCGTGCGCCACCGGATGCCCGACAGTGCGGCAGCCGACCGGGAGGCGTTGCGCGACGTCGAGGAGGCGGGCCGTACGGCGCTCACCGAGATGCGGCGGCTGCTGGCCGCGATGCGCGA
This genomic interval from Nocardioides euryhalodurans contains the following:
- a CDS encoding ATP-binding protein, coding for MRLLGGFDVSVDGVAVPPSAWARRQAAALVKLLAVSEQHRLHREQVMDALWPGLRVEAAAPRLHKAAHYARRALGDGPEAVLLRHDLVALLPTGELSVDVEDFLRAGREAMAQNDARLAEQALASCPSGLLPEDRYEPWTDGPRGEVEALRKDLHRLAGRWADLVRLTPTDEEAHVALARQYADRGDVRGALRQLERLDRSLRRELGTAPGPEAVLLREQLEAAGPTPAVPPQRGRSVRLVGRRDLGDQIRSRLDRSLTGRGGSLVLTGPAGVGKSALLDLTESLARRRGFRTGRGSAAAVEGPWPYAPVLEALGDLCRKHPALLDGLGDDFRLEIERALSGQDLDWSGESGHQRLFVAVAELVRLAAAGHGLLIGVDDLHEVDDASMRLLHYLSRCASSEPVLLVMAGRPLTGGTRGEILDSLLSRDVGAGVEVRPLSTDAIARLLREVHPRLSPDLVERIADLSGGLPFTALELARRQGVGENGDVVPPFPVATLRTFRRLALLGMTFSTDELLTMSEEDEETAYAQLDLAVTGRLVEQVDGGHRFRHPLLREALVDQLTASERVAEQREVAARLSRLDGPPTRVAHLFVAAGRPALAVPFVLQAVETAGALGAYRDALALIGQVVDHAGPAHRPHLLSRRGDLLMAVGDPAAVEAYRAALPLTSGSEHRLVRARMARAATSAGDLETARAALAGLELEGDVADGPILLGRGNLAYFSGDVDGAWEIAGRAREMLPLAHDQWQLMDLVSLQGLIAHQRGEWFERFRMEMRRTQGRDRLATSVFDAHLCVAEYLLYGPVPYAEVMAETEELRRRATQAGALRGVAFATALIGEAALLKGDLDRAEQELAEAVELHREIDATAGEAHSLQRLAEVRLALGDREDAVRLLHQALPLARWSVISLHLLQRVYGTMISAAPDAVAARAVVDRAEATMGDQDRCPLCDVMFAVPAAIACADVSDVEDARRHLAVAEQSASRWAGTAWEASVLEARAHLAGAEGRHEEAAALIGRAELLFEVAGQQRDASRCRRGVALATRGA
- a CDS encoding NAD(P)/FAD-dependent oxidoreductase; the protein is MTRYDVVIVGGRVAGASTALLLARAGLRVAVLDRSGHGTDTLSTHGLMRAGVLQLSRWGMLQPLIDAGTPPVHRTTFHYDDGESVQVSIRHAFGVGALYAPRRHLLDRVLVDAAAEAGADVLHQTSATGLLRDGTGRVTGVRARDRHGASLVLPATFSVGADGIRSWFAREVGAPVVRQGRSASAVLYRYVADLPADGYEWAYLDGAAAGLIPTNDGQTCVFVGTTPARMRTLRRNGPESAMTALVEGSPGGRPLADRLRRARPVGRMHGWGGTPGFVRHSHGRGWALVGDAGYFKDPITTHGMTDALRDAELLATAVLATVGGATAETTALRRYQDTRDRLSRALFSVTEQVAAYDWDGDRVRTLLRQVSSAMSDEVDHLDALPADRWMAPGPSKTPADRAVVTR
- a CDS encoding flavin-containing monooxygenase encodes the protein MTTHTVDTVVIGAGHAGLAVSRLLTQHGQEHVVLERGGVGERWRTERWDSLHLLTPSWMTRLPGWYYTGPDPDGYLSASQFLRSLQRYAASFAAPVVGGTSVRSLRAARDGRFALHTDGDTWHARHVVLATGPHGTPHVPAGLARSDLHVVPSNRYRNAEDLPSGGVLVVGASASGTQIADELARAGRDVVLAVGRHTRMPRRYRGMDAFWWLERTGRLARTIDEVADPDVARRETSLQLVGRNQPHPHGSDLDLAALHRRGVLLCGRLQGLDGGAATFAADLPTTVASADRTMHRFLDVVDRHVEEAGLTREVLPARRPTRFTPPPAPTRVPLESQGIRTVVLAAGYRPDHPWVQLPILDRSGAVEQYRGLTRVPGIYVVGQRFQHRRDSGFIDGARHDARTVVAHLSRGVLPESAPRAREESAA
- a CDS encoding OsmC family protein, whose protein sequence is MTVTTEDPRLNGVDTATLFATLDAVKGQPEIAKFQFRASNRWLTGTHSRSSFSGFFGATQEMEHQRVTVVDSDHPAVLVGGDEGPTPVEYLLHAIAACLTAGIANVAAARGVELTRLTSTVEGDIDLLGILGLGGGSVRNGYEQIRVTFHIEGDADAETLRGIVEQSRNRSAVFDALTNPTPVAIDVVTG
- a CDS encoding MaoC family dehydratase, producing the protein MTALEVGRSDRRTRTVTQRDIALFTALSGDHNPIHYDVEVARASRFGSLVVQGGVTSGLLNALVAEQLPGPGSVFLEVSWAFLAPVRPGDRITAQATVTSVRTDKPVTSLATRITNQEGVVVLDGTAVVWRDPTVAAATDDAQPLSAEKRRSPGNHHPEGNSNDRHH
- a CDS encoding AzlC family ABC transporter permease, whose translation is MDLDRGGAARRGPDQGPRRDVREGVLAMAPILLAYLPFAVVVGTAVARSDNPLAAWLGTSTIYGGAAHLAVLDVLSGGAGWLPAASIGLLVNARLAAYATAMAPQWRSAPLRRRVAAAVMLTDAPWGLARGREDRGDFYLGAAAALFLGWPLMVTVGAFVGERLSAAPVTGLLPALTLGALVAGRVRVPPVARAVAAAGVAAVVTAGLPAGPALLICAALGVVAACAGGLAR
- a CDS encoding AzlD domain-containing protein; translation: MNVFVAVVLVGLGSLALRLVPLLGAHRMPDRAAEVAEYAGLAVLAALTVRAVVLHRDAAVPGGPAAAALAAVVGLYLAYRGRSVLVVVAAGAATYVVGSYALVLTI
- a CDS encoding GNAT family N-acetyltransferase yields the protein MSRFPYTSPARDRAHPVTAPLRGGAAVLRPLLPGELEPQRAVFDAMSPDSRRARYLTPVSTLTTGMWSALTAVDGRHHVAWLASVDGRPAGIARYVHVAPCTAEIAFEVVDEQQGRGLGGVLLDTISTIAAASRVRRLQATVLAENSASRGLLAMIGLRLRGSGGVLEGESSFHLLERPRVDRPAVVGVAFAVREGGGLLGERVPSQPA
- a CDS encoding sensor histidine kinase, which codes for MSRARAFLTSHGLDLLIVVTAAVTVGGTLLRDDLEHPDGLRFLIGLVGITGSVLVLLARRRFPFAAPAATWLVCAALSFMDGQLIANGAGILIAGMGAAVLLGSVRNASLARLGLVIATAGAVTVVRNAPDSTTDDFISVPVMFGLGWLVGWALRERTERTEAAEERARLAEVEREAAARVAVAEERGRIARELHDVVAHAVSVIVLQVGAVRHRMPDSAAADREALRDVEEAGRTALTEMRRLLAAMRDDDAGPELGPSPGLDHLDRLVRDVRAAGLDVRVEVRGLPVDLPRGLDLSAYRIVQEALTNSLKHSGADRAEVVVEYAPDELCLQVRDHGRAVERSRIDGIDGGHGLVGIRERIKLFDGALSVGPAPGGGFLLRARLPLGGAS